One window of Strigops habroptila isolate Jane chromosome Z, bStrHab1.2.pri, whole genome shotgun sequence genomic DNA carries:
- the CTCF gene encoding transcriptional repressor CTCF isoform X3, with amino-acid sequence MEGEAVESIVEESETFIKGKERKTYQRRREGGQEDDACHIPPNQADGGEVVQDVNSGVQMVMMEQLDPTLLQMKTEVMEGAVPQETEATVDDTQIITLQVVNMEEQPINLGELQLVQVPVPVTVPVATTSVEELQGAYENEVSKGGLQEGEPMICHTLPLPEGFQVVKVGANGEVETLEQGELQPQEDPNWQKDPDYQPPAKKTKKNKKSKLRYTEEGKDVDVSVYDFEEEQQEGLLSEVNAEKVVGNMKPPKPTKIKKKGVKKTFQCELCSYTCPRRSNLDRHMKSHTDERPHKCHLCGRAFRTVTLLRNHLNTHTGTRPHKCPDCDMAFVTSGELVRHRRYKHTHEKPFKCSMCDYASVEVSKLKRHIRSHTGERPFQCSLCSYASRDTYKLKRHMRTHSGEKPYECYICHARFTQSGTMKMHILQKHTENVAKFHCPHCDTVIARKSDLGVHLRKQHSYIEQGKKCRYCDAVFHERYALIQHQKSHKNEKRFKCDQCDYACRQERHMVMHKRTHTGEKPYACSHCDKTFRQKQLLDMHFKRYHDPNFVPAAFVCSKCGKTFTRRNTMARHADNCSGLDGGEGENGGETKKGKRGRKRKMRSKKEDSSDSEENAEPDLDDNEDEEETAVEIEAEPEVEQEAPAPPPSKKRRGRPPGKAATQPKQSQPAAIIQVEDQNTGEIENIIVEVKKEPDAETVEEEEEAQPAVVEAPNGDLTPEMILSMMDR; translated from the exons ATGGAAGGTGAGGCAGTCGAATCTATCGTGGAGGAATCAGAAACTTTTAttaaagggaaagagagaaaaacctaTCAAAGACGCCGTGAGGGTGGGCAGGAGGACGATGCTTGTCACATACCACCAAACCAAGCAGATGGGGGTGAAGTAGTGCAGGATGTCAACAGTGGTGTGCAGATGGTGATGATGGAGCAGCTGGATCCAACTCTTCTTCAAATGAAGACTGAAGTGATGGAAGGCGCAGTGCCTCAAGAAACGGAGGCTACAGTGGATGACACGCAGATCATAACGCTTCAGGTTGTTAACATGGAAGAGCAGCCCATAAACCTTGGTGAGCTTCAGCTGGTCCAAGTACCTGTACCAGTGACTGTACCTGTTGCCACCACATCTGTGGAAGAACTTCAGGGAGCTTATGAAAATGAGGTTTCCAAAGGAGGCCTGCAAGAGGGAGAGCCCATGATATGTCACACCCTCCCTTTACCAGAAGGCTTCCAAGTAGTGAAAGTGGGTGCAAATGGTGAGGTGgagacactggaacaaggtGAACTTCAGCCACAAGAAGATCCCAATTGGCAAAAAGATCCAGACTACCAGCCACCAgccaaaaaaacaaagaaaaacaaaaaaagtaagcTTCGCTATACTGAGGAAGGCAAAGATGTGGATGTCTCTGTGTATGACTTCGAAGAGGAGCAACAGGAGGGTTTGTTGTCTGAGGTCAATGCAGAAAAGGTGGTGGGCAATATGAAGCCgcccaaaccaacaaaaattaaaaagaaag GTGTAAAGAAGACATTCCAGTGTGAACTGTGCAGTTACACTTGTCCACGTCGTTCCAACTTGGACCGCCACATGAAAAGCCACACTGATGAAAGACCGCATAAGTGCCATCTCTGTGGCAGGGCTTTCCGGACAGTCACGTTGCTGAGGAACCACCTCAACACTCACACAG GTACTCGCCCTCATAAGTGCCCAGACTGTGACATGGCCTTTGTTACCAGTGGAGAGTTGGTTCGGCATCGCCGCTACAAACATACCCATGAGAAACCATTCAAATGTTCAATGTGTGATTATGCTAGTGTGGAG GTTAGCAAATTGAAACGCCACATCCGTTCTCACACCGGAGAGCGTCCATTCCAGTGCAGCTTGTGCAGCTATGCCAGCAGGGATACCTACAAACTGAAGAGGCACATGAGGACCCACTCTG gggAGAAGCCATATGAATGTTACATCTGCCATGCTCGCTTCACTCAGAGTGGGACCATGAAGATGCACATTTTGCAGAAGCACACGGAGAATGTGGCCAAATTTCACTGTCCTCACTGTGATACTGTTATAGCGAGAAAGAGTGACTTGG GTGTCCACTTGCGAAAGCAACATTCCTACATTGAGCAGGGCAAGAAGTGTCGCTACTGCGATGCAGTGTTCCATGAGCGGTATGCCCTCATACAGCATCAGAAGTCTCACAAGAATGAGAAGCGCTTCAAGTGTGACCAGTGCGATTATGCATGCAGACAG GAGCGGCACATGGTCATGCACAAACGGACCCATACTGGAGAAAAGCCTTATGCCTGTAGCCATTGTGATAAAACCTTCCGTCAGAAACAGCTTCTCGATATGCACTTCAAACGATACCATGATCCTAACTTTGTCCCTGCTGCCTTTGTCTGTTCCAAGTGTGGCAAAACATTCACTCGCAGG AATACAATGGCCAGACATGCTGATAATTGCTCTGGCCTAGAcggtggggaaggagagaatgGAGGAGAGACAAAGAAGGGCAAACGTGGCCGAAAGAGAAAGATGCGGTCTAAGAAAGAAGACTCCTCTGACAGTG AGGAAAATGCTGAACCAGATTTGGATGATaatgaggatgaagaggagaCAGCAGTAGAAATTGAGGCTGAACCAGAAGTTGAGCAAGAGGCTCCTGCACCACCTCCTAGTAAGAAACGAAGAGGAAGACCACCAGGCAAAGCTGCCACCCAGCCAAAACAATCTCAGC CTGCAGCAATCATTCAGGTTGAAGACCAGAACACTGgtgaaattgaaaatattatAGTTGAAGTAAAGAAGGAACCTGATGCAGAAACAgtagaggaagaggaggaagctcAGCCTGCTGTAGTGGAAGCTCCCAATGGAGACCTCACTCCTGAGATGATTCTCAGCATGATGGACCGGTGA
- the CTCF gene encoding transcriptional repressor CTCF isoform X1 yields the protein MKRTNQSRQKCRSIKNLNQEGEMEGEAVESIVEESETFIKGKERKTYQRRREGGQEDDACHIPPNQADGGEVVQDVNSGVQMVMMEQLDPTLLQMKTEVMEGAVPQETEATVDDTQIITLQVVNMEEQPINLGELQLVQVPVPVTVPVATTSVEELQGAYENEVSKGGLQEGEPMICHTLPLPEGFQVVKVGANGEVETLEQGELQPQEDPNWQKDPDYQPPAKKTKKNKKSKLRYTEEGKDVDVSVYDFEEEQQEGLLSEVNAEKVVGNMKPPKPTKIKKKGVKKTFQCELCSYTCPRRSNLDRHMKSHTDERPHKCHLCGRAFRTVTLLRNHLNTHTGTRPHKCPDCDMAFVTSGELVRHRRYKHTHEKPFKCSMCDYASVEVSKLKRHIRSHTGERPFQCSLCSYASRDTYKLKRHMRTHSGEKPYECYICHARFTQSGTMKMHILQKHTENVAKFHCPHCDTVIARKSDLGVHLRKQHSYIEQGKKCRYCDAVFHERYALIQHQKSHKNEKRFKCDQCDYACRQERHMVMHKRTHTGEKPYACSHCDKTFRQKQLLDMHFKRYHDPNFVPAAFVCSKCGKTFTRRNTMARHADNCSGLDGGEGENGGETKKGKRGRKRKMRSKKEDSSDSEENAEPDLDDNEDEEETAVEIEAEPEVEQEAPAPPPSKKRRGRPPGKAATQPKQSQPAAIIQVEDQNTGEIENIIVEVKKEPDAETVEEEEEAQPAVVEAPNGDLTPEMILSMMDR from the exons ATGAAGAGAACAAATCAGTCCAGGCAGAAGTGCAGAAGCATCAAGAACCTAAAT CAGGAAGGTGAAATGGAAGGTGAGGCAGTCGAATCTATCGTGGAGGAATCAGAAACTTTTAttaaagggaaagagagaaaaacctaTCAAAGACGCCGTGAGGGTGGGCAGGAGGACGATGCTTGTCACATACCACCAAACCAAGCAGATGGGGGTGAAGTAGTGCAGGATGTCAACAGTGGTGTGCAGATGGTGATGATGGAGCAGCTGGATCCAACTCTTCTTCAAATGAAGACTGAAGTGATGGAAGGCGCAGTGCCTCAAGAAACGGAGGCTACAGTGGATGACACGCAGATCATAACGCTTCAGGTTGTTAACATGGAAGAGCAGCCCATAAACCTTGGTGAGCTTCAGCTGGTCCAAGTACCTGTACCAGTGACTGTACCTGTTGCCACCACATCTGTGGAAGAACTTCAGGGAGCTTATGAAAATGAGGTTTCCAAAGGAGGCCTGCAAGAGGGAGAGCCCATGATATGTCACACCCTCCCTTTACCAGAAGGCTTCCAAGTAGTGAAAGTGGGTGCAAATGGTGAGGTGgagacactggaacaaggtGAACTTCAGCCACAAGAAGATCCCAATTGGCAAAAAGATCCAGACTACCAGCCACCAgccaaaaaaacaaagaaaaacaaaaaaagtaagcTTCGCTATACTGAGGAAGGCAAAGATGTGGATGTCTCTGTGTATGACTTCGAAGAGGAGCAACAGGAGGGTTTGTTGTCTGAGGTCAATGCAGAAAAGGTGGTGGGCAATATGAAGCCgcccaaaccaacaaaaattaaaaagaaag GTGTAAAGAAGACATTCCAGTGTGAACTGTGCAGTTACACTTGTCCACGTCGTTCCAACTTGGACCGCCACATGAAAAGCCACACTGATGAAAGACCGCATAAGTGCCATCTCTGTGGCAGGGCTTTCCGGACAGTCACGTTGCTGAGGAACCACCTCAACACTCACACAG GTACTCGCCCTCATAAGTGCCCAGACTGTGACATGGCCTTTGTTACCAGTGGAGAGTTGGTTCGGCATCGCCGCTACAAACATACCCATGAGAAACCATTCAAATGTTCAATGTGTGATTATGCTAGTGTGGAG GTTAGCAAATTGAAACGCCACATCCGTTCTCACACCGGAGAGCGTCCATTCCAGTGCAGCTTGTGCAGCTATGCCAGCAGGGATACCTACAAACTGAAGAGGCACATGAGGACCCACTCTG gggAGAAGCCATATGAATGTTACATCTGCCATGCTCGCTTCACTCAGAGTGGGACCATGAAGATGCACATTTTGCAGAAGCACACGGAGAATGTGGCCAAATTTCACTGTCCTCACTGTGATACTGTTATAGCGAGAAAGAGTGACTTGG GTGTCCACTTGCGAAAGCAACATTCCTACATTGAGCAGGGCAAGAAGTGTCGCTACTGCGATGCAGTGTTCCATGAGCGGTATGCCCTCATACAGCATCAGAAGTCTCACAAGAATGAGAAGCGCTTCAAGTGTGACCAGTGCGATTATGCATGCAGACAG GAGCGGCACATGGTCATGCACAAACGGACCCATACTGGAGAAAAGCCTTATGCCTGTAGCCATTGTGATAAAACCTTCCGTCAGAAACAGCTTCTCGATATGCACTTCAAACGATACCATGATCCTAACTTTGTCCCTGCTGCCTTTGTCTGTTCCAAGTGTGGCAAAACATTCACTCGCAGG AATACAATGGCCAGACATGCTGATAATTGCTCTGGCCTAGAcggtggggaaggagagaatgGAGGAGAGACAAAGAAGGGCAAACGTGGCCGAAAGAGAAAGATGCGGTCTAAGAAAGAAGACTCCTCTGACAGTG AGGAAAATGCTGAACCAGATTTGGATGATaatgaggatgaagaggagaCAGCAGTAGAAATTGAGGCTGAACCAGAAGTTGAGCAAGAGGCTCCTGCACCACCTCCTAGTAAGAAACGAAGAGGAAGACCACCAGGCAAAGCTGCCACCCAGCCAAAACAATCTCAGC CTGCAGCAATCATTCAGGTTGAAGACCAGAACACTGgtgaaattgaaaatattatAGTTGAAGTAAAGAAGGAACCTGATGCAGAAACAgtagaggaagaggaggaagctcAGCCTGCTGTAGTGGAAGCTCCCAATGGAGACCTCACTCCTGAGATGATTCTCAGCATGATGGACCGGTGA
- the CTCF gene encoding transcriptional repressor CTCF isoform X2, translated as MKRTNQSRQKCRSIKNLNEGEMEGEAVESIVEESETFIKGKERKTYQRRREGGQEDDACHIPPNQADGGEVVQDVNSGVQMVMMEQLDPTLLQMKTEVMEGAVPQETEATVDDTQIITLQVVNMEEQPINLGELQLVQVPVPVTVPVATTSVEELQGAYENEVSKGGLQEGEPMICHTLPLPEGFQVVKVGANGEVETLEQGELQPQEDPNWQKDPDYQPPAKKTKKNKKSKLRYTEEGKDVDVSVYDFEEEQQEGLLSEVNAEKVVGNMKPPKPTKIKKKGVKKTFQCELCSYTCPRRSNLDRHMKSHTDERPHKCHLCGRAFRTVTLLRNHLNTHTGTRPHKCPDCDMAFVTSGELVRHRRYKHTHEKPFKCSMCDYASVEVSKLKRHIRSHTGERPFQCSLCSYASRDTYKLKRHMRTHSGEKPYECYICHARFTQSGTMKMHILQKHTENVAKFHCPHCDTVIARKSDLGVHLRKQHSYIEQGKKCRYCDAVFHERYALIQHQKSHKNEKRFKCDQCDYACRQERHMVMHKRTHTGEKPYACSHCDKTFRQKQLLDMHFKRYHDPNFVPAAFVCSKCGKTFTRRNTMARHADNCSGLDGGEGENGGETKKGKRGRKRKMRSKKEDSSDSEENAEPDLDDNEDEEETAVEIEAEPEVEQEAPAPPPSKKRRGRPPGKAATQPKQSQPAAIIQVEDQNTGEIENIIVEVKKEPDAETVEEEEEAQPAVVEAPNGDLTPEMILSMMDR; from the exons ATGAAGAGAACAAATCAGTCCAGGCAGAAGTGCAGAAGCATCAAGAACCTAAAT GAAGGTGAAATGGAAGGTGAGGCAGTCGAATCTATCGTGGAGGAATCAGAAACTTTTAttaaagggaaagagagaaaaacctaTCAAAGACGCCGTGAGGGTGGGCAGGAGGACGATGCTTGTCACATACCACCAAACCAAGCAGATGGGGGTGAAGTAGTGCAGGATGTCAACAGTGGTGTGCAGATGGTGATGATGGAGCAGCTGGATCCAACTCTTCTTCAAATGAAGACTGAAGTGATGGAAGGCGCAGTGCCTCAAGAAACGGAGGCTACAGTGGATGACACGCAGATCATAACGCTTCAGGTTGTTAACATGGAAGAGCAGCCCATAAACCTTGGTGAGCTTCAGCTGGTCCAAGTACCTGTACCAGTGACTGTACCTGTTGCCACCACATCTGTGGAAGAACTTCAGGGAGCTTATGAAAATGAGGTTTCCAAAGGAGGCCTGCAAGAGGGAGAGCCCATGATATGTCACACCCTCCCTTTACCAGAAGGCTTCCAAGTAGTGAAAGTGGGTGCAAATGGTGAGGTGgagacactggaacaaggtGAACTTCAGCCACAAGAAGATCCCAATTGGCAAAAAGATCCAGACTACCAGCCACCAgccaaaaaaacaaagaaaaacaaaaaaagtaagcTTCGCTATACTGAGGAAGGCAAAGATGTGGATGTCTCTGTGTATGACTTCGAAGAGGAGCAACAGGAGGGTTTGTTGTCTGAGGTCAATGCAGAAAAGGTGGTGGGCAATATGAAGCCgcccaaaccaacaaaaattaaaaagaaag GTGTAAAGAAGACATTCCAGTGTGAACTGTGCAGTTACACTTGTCCACGTCGTTCCAACTTGGACCGCCACATGAAAAGCCACACTGATGAAAGACCGCATAAGTGCCATCTCTGTGGCAGGGCTTTCCGGACAGTCACGTTGCTGAGGAACCACCTCAACACTCACACAG GTACTCGCCCTCATAAGTGCCCAGACTGTGACATGGCCTTTGTTACCAGTGGAGAGTTGGTTCGGCATCGCCGCTACAAACATACCCATGAGAAACCATTCAAATGTTCAATGTGTGATTATGCTAGTGTGGAG GTTAGCAAATTGAAACGCCACATCCGTTCTCACACCGGAGAGCGTCCATTCCAGTGCAGCTTGTGCAGCTATGCCAGCAGGGATACCTACAAACTGAAGAGGCACATGAGGACCCACTCTG gggAGAAGCCATATGAATGTTACATCTGCCATGCTCGCTTCACTCAGAGTGGGACCATGAAGATGCACATTTTGCAGAAGCACACGGAGAATGTGGCCAAATTTCACTGTCCTCACTGTGATACTGTTATAGCGAGAAAGAGTGACTTGG GTGTCCACTTGCGAAAGCAACATTCCTACATTGAGCAGGGCAAGAAGTGTCGCTACTGCGATGCAGTGTTCCATGAGCGGTATGCCCTCATACAGCATCAGAAGTCTCACAAGAATGAGAAGCGCTTCAAGTGTGACCAGTGCGATTATGCATGCAGACAG GAGCGGCACATGGTCATGCACAAACGGACCCATACTGGAGAAAAGCCTTATGCCTGTAGCCATTGTGATAAAACCTTCCGTCAGAAACAGCTTCTCGATATGCACTTCAAACGATACCATGATCCTAACTTTGTCCCTGCTGCCTTTGTCTGTTCCAAGTGTGGCAAAACATTCACTCGCAGG AATACAATGGCCAGACATGCTGATAATTGCTCTGGCCTAGAcggtggggaaggagagaatgGAGGAGAGACAAAGAAGGGCAAACGTGGCCGAAAGAGAAAGATGCGGTCTAAGAAAGAAGACTCCTCTGACAGTG AGGAAAATGCTGAACCAGATTTGGATGATaatgaggatgaagaggagaCAGCAGTAGAAATTGAGGCTGAACCAGAAGTTGAGCAAGAGGCTCCTGCACCACCTCCTAGTAAGAAACGAAGAGGAAGACCACCAGGCAAAGCTGCCACCCAGCCAAAACAATCTCAGC CTGCAGCAATCATTCAGGTTGAAGACCAGAACACTGgtgaaattgaaaatattatAGTTGAAGTAAAGAAGGAACCTGATGCAGAAACAgtagaggaagaggaggaagctcAGCCTGCTGTAGTGGAAGCTCCCAATGGAGACCTCACTCCTGAGATGATTCTCAGCATGATGGACCGGTGA